The following DNA comes from Alienimonas californiensis.
GTGCAGGGTGTCGGACGCGGCGTCGGCGGCGAGGTTCTGACCGTGCAGGGCGAGCAGCACCTTCGCGGCGGCGATCTTCGCCCGGTCGTTCCCGTCCTTCAGCACCTCCGCCATCGCGGCCGGCACGTTCAAGTACACCGCCGTCGGCAGCGCCCACCGCCCGACCGCGGCCCGTTCCAACAGGTAGAGGTCCCGCCGTCGGTTCACGGGATCGACGGACGTGCCCCCCAGCCCCCCGCCGCCGTCTGGCGGGTCGGGGGCGGGGCTCTCGTCAGGGCGGTCGGTGGGGGCCGTCACGCCGACAGTATAGGGGAGGGGGGCGGCCTCTTTTTTCCCCGATCCCGGGCCGGCGAACCACGTCCCCCGGTGGAGAAACGCGGCGACGAAAAATGGCCCGGCCGGGGGGCTACGAACGCAGCGTCAGAGCGGTCCCGGCCTGTCGCTTCGCCCCAGAGCCCGTGGCACTCGGCGGCCGGCGGGTCCTTCCCGGCACCCCCGGGCGGCGTGCGGCTCTCCCACCGCGGCGGAAAGTGAGTTAGTCCGTCCGGCCAACCCCTCCGGCGGATTGAGCAGATTGAGCGCCCTCGCGCGAGGGGCGGCGGTCACTTCGTTTGGCGGACCCACCGCCAGACGTTGAAGCCGCTCCACAGCAGCGGAATAGGAGCCAGCCACCAGCACCCGATATTGGCGACCAGCCAGAAACCGGCAGGGCCATTCCCGGCACGCAGGAGGATTCCGCCGGAGGGGAGGCTCAACAAGGGAGGCGCAAACGGTGGAGGGTTGTTCATCGCCCCGTCGATCGCCGCACCGCCGGCCACCCCCGGCTGCCCAGGATAGTTCCAACTTAGGACTAAGTTCCTCGGGTGAAGCGGGAAGTCTCCGTGGGACATCCAATCAGCGACGAGCCCCGCCGGAGCATTGCTTCCCCCGAACAGTACCTGCCCCCAACCCGGCGTAAGTCCGATCAGCGCCCACAGGGCAGTTCCGGCCACAGCCCACGGCAGCAGAACCCGTCCTATGAGTGCCCAGTACCGTTCATTATCCGCGGGGATCGGCCGGTGATTGTCCGACATGGTGCTTCCGTTCACGATTGAGAGAAAAACGCCGGCCGGAATGTACCGCGGCGCACGCCCGTCGAGTGGCGTGGTTCGCGTGGCGTCCGCCCGGGAAAAACGACCCGCCCCCCCAGCGAATCGCGCGGGGGTGGTCAAGATGGTCAATCCGCTAGGATCGCAGCTTCAGCGGGCCGCCCGTCAGGTCGGGCGTGGGTTCTCCGGCGGCGACGGCAGCGATCAAGTCCGGCAGGCGTTGGGGGTCGTAGCAGACCTCGAATCGCCACTCGCCAAGCTGCTCCCAGTTGTTCACAGCCCGCACCCACTTCTCCGCGGCGGCGTGCTTCTGGCGGGTCTGTTCGTCCTCCTGCCCCTTCACCTCCAGCAGCAACGTGAGCGGGTCGGCACCGGGGCGGGAAACCCGGACGAGGAAGTCCGGCGTGTAGACGTGGGCGGTGTTGGCGTGGCGGTAGGGGATCAGCAGCCCCAGGTGGTCGTTCTTGGCGTGGCATGCGATCACGCCAGTGCTCGCCAGCAGTTCCAAGTGGAACGCGGCCGACTGCTCCCACGTCTGCGTGTCCGCGACCACGGCGTTGATGTGAGAGTAGAACGTCTCCCGGACCGGCTTGCGGGTCACGAACGTCACGTCGGCGGTGCTGCCGTGGTCGCTGCCCCGCTTCAACACCGGCAGGATCGGCGGCTCTCCGTCCTGCCCCTTCACGTCGATCGCTTCGGCGAGTCGATCGACGGCGAGGTTCATATAGCGGTCCAGCCCCAACTCCCGTTTGTTCTGGCCGGAGTAGTCCACCCGCTCGGCAGCGAACCGTTCGACCACCGCTAGCACCTGCGGGAACAGTTCGACCCGGTTCTGCCCCGTCAGCTTGCCGCCCCCCGGCCCGCCGCCGGACCCGTCCGCGGAGGTGGTCAGCCGATCGACCACGTCGCGGGCGATCAGGAAGTGAATGTGCTGGGGGTGCGTCTCCTCGTAGAACCGCTGCCGGTCCTGCACCTCAAACCGCAGCACCCCTTCGCTCCTCGCCGGCCCGCCCTCGCCGTAGCCGACGGATGCCCGCACGAACGTCGCGGTGGGGGTGTGGGAGGGGTCGATCTTGAGCTTCGGAACCTTGTCCAGGTCGCACACCACCCGGCCGCCGCCGTAGGCGAACGCATACGCTTCCACGATCGGGAACCGTATCTCAAAGTCGGCCCGCGCCGGCAGGGCCTGCACCTTGTTGAGCGGCTGATCCTCCGGGGCCTTCGTCCCCTTCGGACGCCCCTTGAACGGGATCACGCTGAACGGAATGCCGTACACGTCCACGCACTCCACCGGCAACCTGCCGGTCTCCGGGTCGGGGTCGTAGTTCATCCGGCGGAGTCCCCGCCCGACCACCTGTTCGCAGAGCAACTGACTGCCGAACGCCCGCACCCCCAGAATGTGCGTCACCGTGTTGGCGTCCCAGCCTTCGGTGAGCATCGACACGCTCACCACGCACCGTACCTTTTCGCCCGGTTCGCCCCTCACGCCGACGGTGGAGACGAGGTGTCGCAGGGCCTCGTCCTGCTCCACCGTCCGGCTGTCCACTCGCACGGTCCGCCGTTCGCCGGGGACGTTGGCGAACTCCGGGCAGGTTTCGCTCGGGCCGCAGACGGTCTCCGTCCGCTCCTTCCCGTCGTCCCCCACGACCGTCACCTCGCGGACGCCACTGATCCGGCGGTAGAACTCGTCGGCGATGGCGGTGCTGTCGCAGACCACGATCAGCACCGGCGGGGTTTTATCGGCCGTGTCCGACGCCCCCATGATCTGCCCGAACCGTTCGACCCACTGATCGTAAAGCTGGCGGAGCGCGTCCTGCGCGTGCTCCCACGCCGCCTCCGGCTTCGGCTTGCCGGTCCGGCCCACCAGTTCGCCGGGGGCCATCCCGTCCTTCATCGTCTGCCAGAGCCGGAAGTACCGCGGCTCCGGTCGGCCGGTGGTGTCCTGCACCGGCATCCGCGGCACCTTCACGATGCCGCTTTCGATCGCGTCCACCAGTCCGAAGTCGCTCACCAGCCAGGGGAACGGCACGCCCTCCCCGTGACCGCTGCCGGCGATGTAGAACGGCGTCGCGGACAGGTCCACCACCGCCCCGATCCCGCGCCCGCCCAGCGGCCCGCCCGCGGTTCGGCCGGCGGGGGCGTTGTTGATCCGGTCCAGCCCGGCGGTCCAGACGGTCGCGGTGCGGACCTCATCGCCGGCTTCTTTCTTCTCCTCCCGGTCGAGGTCGGCGATCTCCTCGTCGGCCTTCTGCTCCGACGCCTGCCGCCAGCAGTGGTGCCCCTCGTCGTTGAGCACCAGCAGGGGAAACCGGTCGGCGATCTCCTCCGGCGTGCCGAACTCCTCCAACACCCGGGCGGTGAAGTCGGCGGGGTCCTCCGGGGGGAGTTGGATCACCGGGGCGGTGACGCCGCCCTGCGTGTGTTCCCCCTCCGGGGCGAACTTGTGCCAGTTCGTCACCAGCACCTTGCCGGAGCCGGGGAAGTCGTCGCGGTATTGAACCGGGATCAGGTCGAAAACCTTGTAGTAGTTTCCCGGCGAGTCGGGGATCAGCACCCCCAGCCGTTCGCGGACGGTGAGGTTCGGGCAGCAGACCAGCACCGCGTTGAAGAACTGCCGGCTGGCCGGGGAGCGGGAGCGATTGCAGAATGCCCAGGCGATCAGCATCGCCATCACCAGTGTCTTGCCGCTGCCGGTCGCCATCTTGCAGCCCAGCCGGATCAGCGGCGTCGGGTCCATAATCCCGGCGACCGCCTCGTTCGGCCGGTCCAGCAACGTCTGTGCGAAGTCCTCCGGCTCGTCGTCGCTCCGGTCCGCGGTCAGGCTGAACTCACCGCCGGGGGCGAACGACGGCGGGCGGCCGTCCAGCATCGCTTTCAGGTCGTCGTCCGACAGCGAGAAGTTGCGGAAACCCGTCGCCGTGGATCGCCCCGGTACCCGCAGTTCCAGCAGGTAGATCAGCGTTTCGATCGCCTCCCGCTGACAGAAAAACAACCGGCGCTGCCCCCGCTCCGCCCGGCCCGAATCAGTCCAGTGCCGCAGCAGTTCTTTCGTGACCTTCGACGCCCCCCGGTAGTCCGCCTCCCGCCACTTCGTCACGTCCTCCCGCAGCCGGTTGACGACCGGGAAGTCCACTCGCTGTTCCTCCGCCAGCAGGCTGAGTTGCTGCCGACCGCGGGCGGCCCGCTTGGCCTCCTCCGTCTTATAGAAGAACCCGCCCGGCCGGCGGCCGGGGGTTTCGCTCGCCAGCCCGGTCGAGCGATCATAGAACCAGTGCGCGTGCGGCTCCTCATAGGGGTTGCACAGCACCGGGTTGTCCGGCGGGACGATCGGCGGGGCGGCCGGTTCGGCGCCGGTCGGTTTCTGCTTCGCCACGTCAGGCCCCCTTCGGCAGTTCGTGCGGCAACTCATGCACGCGCATCACCTCGTTGCCGCGGGGGTCGATCACCTTCACGGCACAGCGTCCATGTTGGCCGGCTTCAAACGGCAGGCTGACCTTGCCGGACAGCGCCGCGAACGCGTCCGGGTCCACCGCCCCCTTCAACGCCTTCGCCAGCTTGCCCCAGGCGTCCCGGTCCGGGAAGAACGCCTGAGAGACGCAGAATGTCCGCCCGTCGTAGTCGCAGTCGAGGAACCACGCCGCGACCTTCTCCGCCCCGGTGCTGGCGACCTCGCCAGTCTTCGGGTCGTACAAATCCATTCCCTCCATTACGGCCGTGAAGGTGTCTCCGTCGCTGCGCAGCACGTCCGTCCGCGGCTTGCCGAACACCGTAAATAGCTGTTGCGAAGTCGTGTCCTTCCCGCCCTCTTTCAGCAGCCCGTCCATCGCCGGGTTCGCGTCCGGGCGAATGTGAGCGGCGTGAATGTTGAGCAGGGGGTTCGTCGCTTCGTCGATCACGGCCTGCGCGGCGCCGTCGAAACTGAACGCGGCAATGACGAGGTCTTCATATCGCCGCTGGGCGGGGCGGATCACCTCCTCCACCATCTTCGCGGTCACGCTGCCGTACTGCGGGCCGACCATCACGCCCACCGTGGGCGGGCCGTCGGGGTCGGCGTCTTCCCCGTCCGCTTCGGACCACCGCCCCTCCGCGTGCAGCCCAGTCGTCTCCCCGCCCAGCCGGTCCAGCCGGGAGAAGATCATCGAACGGTTGCCCAAGAACTGTACCCCGCCGCTCCGCAGCCGGGACAACATCGTGTCCAGGTAGGCTTCGGCGTTGGCGGCGTCCATCGCCCGGCGGGGGGTGACGGTTCGCACCTGCACCGCCGGCGGGGGTCCGTCGGCCGGGTCGAACCCGTCCGGTAGTTCCTCCGGGGCGCCGGCGAACTGACCGCTGCCGGGGTCGTCGTCGCCGGTTAGATCGTATTCCGCCGGCTGGACGGCCTCTACGGTGAAGGGGCCGCTGACGCGCACCCCGGTCCTCACTTCCTCCGGCTTGTCCACCAGCGTTTCACTCTCGGCGTGTTCGGCGATGCAGGCGTTGACCTGATCCATCTTCGCCCGCCACGCCGCCCGGTAGGCGTCTACGGCACCCGTCAGCGATTGCGGCCAGTCGGGATCGGCGTCGAATGGCACGTGCCAATGCTCAAACCGGCCGTCCGGCGGCACGGCGTCCGCTTCGGCTTTGACGTGCTTCGCCTTCAACTTTGACCGTCCGGCGAAGGCGTCGGCGATCTGCTGTTTCGTCGTCCCCGGCAGCAGCCAGCGGCGGCGGTCCGCGTCAGTGGTGCTACGCAGCCCTTCGGACTGCATCTTCTCCGCCAGCTTGGCGGCGAGCTTCGCCCGCAGTGCGTCCGACACCTCGCCCAGCGCGGCGTTTACGTCCCGCAGCCGGTCCTCCAGGATCGGCCGGTGCCGGTCGAAGATCGGGTTCAGGTGCGTGTTGCGGGCGATGCTGCCCAGTGTGACGTGCGGGACGGTGGCGTACTCGAAGGTATGCGGTTCCTTCTCGCCCTTCGGTCCGCGGAGCCAGGTGCCGTGGGGGCGGGCAGCCTGCTCCTCCGGCGTGGCGGGGCGGAGCCGGTAGAGGGGGAACTTGGCGGTGAGAATCCGCTGCCGGGCCAGGGCGACGGCGACGCGCGAGGTGTCAATCGTGATCCACCGCCGCCCCCACTGTTCCGCCACGAACCCTGTCGTCCCTGATCCGCAGGTGGGATCAAGGACGAGGTCGCCGGGGTCGGTTGTCATTAGCAGACAGCGCTCGATAACCTTTGCATTTGTCTGAACGCTATATAGCTTGTCGTCTGTAAATGCGCCGGTTTGCGTGTCGGTCCATACCCCCGAAAGAACTGTGTGCGGAAAATCGTCGTGGAAGCGAACGTATGCCAGAGAGTTCCTAGTCGGATATCCCAGCCGTTCGGCGTCAGCGAGCCGCGTTAGCCCCTCCTCATCGGTTTTGAACGTCCCGCGTCCAGGGGAGAAACGAATGCCATGCAGATCATATGCTGCTAAGTCCCCCGCTCCGCGCGGCCGCTGGCTGGTGAGATTGTCGTGTCGATAAACCTTCGCGTTGTCTGGAACATTCCCCTGCCCGCCCCGCTCGTCAGAGTCCATCACACGGCGTTCACCATCTGCCAGTTCGAGACGGGTGTAACGCCCCCCTTTGTCGTCAGCTAAGGTGCGGGGCACGTGCAGTAGACGAACACGTGCTTGATCGCGGTCTTTGGCATACCACAACAGATAATCCGCCCCAGCGGACAGCACGTCCGCCCCAAGGTTCGACGTTGTCTTGAATGGGATTATGGACAGCGAGTTTCCCGCGCCGAACGCCTCGTCCATCACCTGCCGAACGCGGTGCAGGTTCTCGTCGCTGATCTGAACGAACACGCTGCCGGTGTCGGCCAGCAAGCGGCGGGCGACGATCAGGCGGTCGCGGAGATAAGCGAGATACGAATGCACGCCAAGGTGCCAAGTGTCGCGGTAGGCCCGCACCTGTTCGGCCTCCCGGGTGAGGTCGTCCGGACGGTCCGTCACGTCCCGCTTGCCGACCTCCGGCTGAAAGTTGCTGCCGAACTTGATGCCGTACGGCGGGTCGAGATAGATCATCTGAACCTTGCCCTCCAATCCCTCCCGTTCGGCGAGGCTGCTCATTACGGTGAGCGAATCGCCCAAGATCAGCCTGTTCGACCAGTCGATCTTGTGCTTGTAGAACTGGACGGCTTCGCGGTATTCCAGTTCCGGGTCGGCGAACAGGTCCCGTTGCACGTCCTCCCGTTTGGCGCAGGCGAGGATCGCTTCGGCGCTCAACCGTTCGTGGACGTGCAGGGCGACGGGATCGGTTTGGAAGCGACCGCGGGCGTGATCCTCCCGCTTCCCGGCCCATTCCAGCCACGGCTCCCGATCAGCGAGCAACGCTTGCAGCCGGTCGGCCTCGTCATTGGTGAGGGCGCGCTGCCGGGCGATTTGCAGCAGGCGGACGTGCTCCCCGTCGGGATCGGACCGCAACACCGGATCGCGGCGGGGACTGTAGGCGTAGCTGGCCGGCGGGGCCGGGGGGGTGACGCCCTCCGATGCCAACGCCGCCGGCGGGTTGTTCGCCCGGTCGGCGGCGTGCCGGTAGGTGTCGGTCTCCGCGGCCGTCGCCTTCTTCCGTTTCGCCATGCCGCCGGTCAATCAATCCGCAGTCTGTGAACGCCCCGCTCACCGCGGGATGGGGGCCGGCACGATGGCCACCCCCGCCAACAGGTGCAACGCCGCCCGGGCCGGTGGACTGATTGGTCCGTCCCCGTCGGGGGCCGATCGGGCGACGCGGGACTGTCGGCGCCCCCCCGTCCTCCCCAGAACGGACGCAACGAACAGCGGCACAAGCGGTTGCGCGTGGGGGTTTACATGTAAGCCGGTGCGGATCGCCCAGCCCATCGTGCAACCGATATCTCGTTCCGAACCCGCGGACGTACCTATCAACAATGGGGAAGGGCCGTGGTGCCCTCCCGGCACCCCCGTAGAGCGATCGACGGGCGGAACCCATAGGCCCGCCCGGCACCCCTGCACTGCCGGTACGGCACCGTGACGTTGAAGCCGACGTACCGCCCGCTCCCCTCGCAGTCTCCGCACGGCACCGTCGGCTCCAGGCGAAACGTCTGCCGGTCCGCGGTCGCCCCGGGCAGCGGCAGCACGTCGGCGGGTGGGACGTTCAACACGCCCCACAACCTCCGCAGTGCCTCCCCCGCGCTGGAGCCTCCCGCGGCGTACGGTCCCGCTTCGGCGGTCTGGCCTGCCCCCGCGATCCTAGCCTGCCCCCGCGATCCTGGCCCCGCCGGCGACGGAGGCATCCAAATGACGTGGCGAACTTTCGCCGGCGGCGATGCGGACCTGTACGCCTCTTTGATTCGCTGTAGGTGCACGGAGGACGGCATTGCCGCAAACGACGGTAGGGGAGTTGTCCAGGAATTCCACCGCCACCTGCACCGCGGCGTCGGCTACCTCGCAGGCGACCGAGGGATCAGCGGGGTGGACGACTTGATCGGTGGGGGCGTCTGCGGCGCCGTCGGCGCCGCGTCGTAGCCGCCGGCCGGCGTCATTCCTGCCGGTTGGCCCACCGGTCGGCCAGCACCGCAGCGAATCTGCCGAGATCCTCCCGCAGATCACCGAAGTCCTCGTCCGGATCTTCGGCGTTGCGGTTCTCGGCCATAGCGTAGGCACACAGCAGCAAGTCGATCCCGTCCTTCGCCGATTCCAGCAACCGGACGGCCTCATCGGGATCAACTCCGTCGCGGACAGCATCCGCGAGCGGTTGGTAGACCGACTTCACGAACGGGTGCCGGCGGTTGATCGTCACGGCAAGGGTGTTGGTCAGGTGGGCGACGTCCAACAGACTCTTGCCGGGCCAAGCTCCTTCGAACAATGCGAAAGGCTTCTGCCGGGCCCGTTCTACGAACTCCACCTGTTTGGCCGGGTCAGTCACGCCAGCCAGCTCCGCCGCCTGTCGGAGCCGCGTCTCCTCCTCCTCAGCAGTAATCCCGCGGCCGGCCAAGCCAGACGGGGATGAGGCCTTCGCCGCGGCCGCCAAGCTGGATACGTAGGACCGCCCCCCGGTGAGGTCCCCGCCCGTGGATTCGGGGCGGTTCTCCTTCCACAGCTTCCGCACCCGATCCCGCGCTTCTTTGACCGGGCGGATGATCGCATTGCGGAGTTGATCCCGCAGCTTCTCGACCGGCTCCGCCCCGCGTTTAACGTGCCGGACGTCGAAATACTCGTCTAGGGCGGGGGGGAACTCGACCTCCACGCCGATATAGCGGTCGATCTTGTCGACCCCCCCGGGCAGGAACCGCGGCACGGTGGTGTAGCTGATCTCCCGACCACGACGGAGGAAGCTGATCTTCCCGGCGTTTTCCGGGATATAAAGCCGCTTGAACAGCCGTTCCTCCCCCTCGCACGGCCCCTCCACGCCGCCGCCACCCTTCTGCCACCGCGTCTCCTTCGGAGTTAAGTAGACCCGCCACGTGACCTCCTCCCCGTCGACCGTCACGGTCCCGGTTTCCACCTCTTCGCCTTCCATGGTACGGACAGGCTCCCCTTTAGGCCGCTCGTCGTTGGCAATCCAGTAAGACTCCGGGTCGTCCAAGCGAAACGTCGGATCGTAGGGGGCGAGGCTCTTGAGTTCTGGCACATCGTCCTTGGCGTCGCCGACCTGCCATTCGATATTCAGCCCGCCGTCGAGGTACCGCCGGTAAGCCCGCCGCAGGAAGAACTCGATGCCGGACAGCTTCTCGTCTACCGTCGAGCCGAACGATTTGTCGTCGTTCAGGCGGTCTAGCTTCCGCCACACCACCAGCGTACCAAATTCACCTTCCGGCATCAGGTGGGCGAACTCCTCGGGGAAGCCGTCGACTTCCTCGACTTCGTAACCACACTGCGTCCCGTCAGCGATCTCTGCCAGGTCGAGGTAGCTGCGGAACACTCGGCCATCGACGTTGTCCTCCTGGTGGGCCCACTGTTCCCCGGCGTCCCGATTCGCCCGAACGGCCTTCAAGTAGCGGGGTCGGGTGTAGACTTCCAACCGCTGGCACTGGCTAATGGTGGCCAGCTTGAAGCCGACCCCGTACCGGCCAACCGTCGTCCGGGACCCGTATCGGGTGCTGAAGCCGACCGTCAGCGTTTGCGGCAAGATGTTCGGCGGGATGCCGGTGCCGTCGTCGCTGACGGCCAGGGCGCTGAGGAACCGCCGCGTGTTCTTTTTGCGGCCTACTTTCCGATCCTCGACCCGATAGCCGATACGGACGTTTTTCGCCCCGGAGTCCAGCGGATTGTCCACCAACTCGCCGATCGCGTCGGCCAAGGTGAACCCGGAGTCCCGGAGGCTGCGGAGGGCGGTATCCGCCTTAATGAGTTCGGCGGTCTCGGAGGTGGTGAAATTGTCGGACATGGCTGTCGTTTTCGTGTTGATCAAAGAAGGGAAAGTGAGGCTGATTACCGGGGGGGACACACCCCGAAATCGTGCAGTGAGAAGCTAAGCGTGAGCGTCGATTCAGCTGCCGGGCGGGCGGCGGGGCAGGACGCGGTTCCACGGCGGGCGGAGCGATAGGTACGCCGCCCGCTCCAGCCGGTAGGCAGACCAAGGGCTGGGACAGACGATGGCGGCGAACTCGGTTGCCCCGCCCCCGACGTGCTGACTCAGGCGGATCCGCAGGTCCGTGTCACTGCGGCCAACGTAGATCCGCTGGCCTCTCCGAAAGAGTAGGTACACCCCGGGGTCCCCCCGCGGGATGCACGCCCGCACGAACCCACCCCGGAGGGGGAGCGGCCGGAGACGTAGCAACAAGCTCAGATCGGAGTCGGTGGGACGAGCGGTCACGGCGTCACCTCGGTAGGAACCGCGGCCTTCACCTGCCGCAGGAGTCCGGCGATCTGGGACTGGAACTCCGCCCGGTCCCCGCACGAGAGGCACCAGTGGACCACGGCCAAGGCATCGGCCACTCCTTCACAGGCGGACAGAGCCTCCCGGGCCTGACGGACGACGCCCCGCAGCTGCCGCGGCTTCACCCCCAGCCGGACGGCCGCCGCCTCGGGACCTTCGGTGGAGTGCATCAGCAGCGCCGTCTGAAATCGCGGCGACAGGGACAGGAGGGCGGTGCGAAGCGTCGCGAGGGCGGCGGGAAACGCCTCCCGCAACTCGGCCCCCTCCGCCGGGTCGAGGCGGTCGTCGGTCGGCGGCACCACGTCCTCGAGCGGGACCGGCTCAGCCTTCAGATGTTCCAGCTTGCGGGCGTCCCGCTCAGCGGCGTACGCCAACTTCGGGCCGGTGTCGGATTCGCTGGGCCCGGCGTGACGACGGTGCGGGTTGCGGAGCAGGGCGTCGAGCCCTTCCTCGAAGCAGCTAATCCGATAATTGCGACCGGCCTGGGGATACTTCAGGCGGAGCCGCCGCTCTTGGAGCAGAAACAGGGCGTAAACATAGCCCAAGCCGTGCTTTTCGACCAAGGGGCCGACATCGAGGTCAGCGCGCAGCCGCCCCGTGGGGGTGTAACGTTTCATGAAATCTCCGAGGGAACCTGACAAACGACCTCATTGAGGCCGCAGCCGTGGCGGTTGGGAGCGAGGCGGTTTCTGCTGCCGAGGGAAAA
Coding sequences within:
- a CDS encoding site-specific DNA-methyltransferase; this translates as MAKRKKATAAETDTYRHAADRANNPPAALASEGVTPPAPPASYAYSPRRDPVLRSDPDGEHVRLLQIARQRALTNDEADRLQALLADREPWLEWAGKREDHARGRFQTDPVALHVHERLSAEAILACAKREDVQRDLFADPELEYREAVQFYKHKIDWSNRLILGDSLTVMSSLAEREGLEGKVQMIYLDPPYGIKFGSNFQPEVGKRDVTDRPDDLTREAEQVRAYRDTWHLGVHSYLAYLRDRLIVARRLLADTGSVFVQISDENLHRVRQVMDEAFGAGNSLSIIPFKTTSNLGADVLSAGADYLLWYAKDRDQARVRLLHVPRTLADDKGGRYTRLELADGERRVMDSDERGGQGNVPDNAKVYRHDNLTSQRPRGAGDLAAYDLHGIRFSPGRGTFKTDEEGLTRLADAERLGYPTRNSLAYVRFHDDFPHTVLSGVWTDTQTGAFTDDKLYSVQTNAKVIERCLLMTTDPGDLVLDPTCGSGTTGFVAEQWGRRWITIDTSRVAVALARQRILTAKFPLYRLRPATPEEQAARPHGTWLRGPKGEKEPHTFEYATVPHVTLGSIARNTHLNPIFDRHRPILEDRLRDVNAALGEVSDALRAKLAAKLAEKMQSEGLRSTTDADRRRWLLPGTTKQQIADAFAGRSKLKAKHVKAEADAVPPDGRFEHWHVPFDADPDWPQSLTGAVDAYRAAWRAKMDQVNACIAEHAESETLVDKPEEVRTGVRVSGPFTVEAVQPAEYDLTGDDDPGSGQFAGAPEELPDGFDPADGPPPAVQVRTVTPRRAMDAANAEAYLDTMLSRLRSGGVQFLGNRSMIFSRLDRLGGETTGLHAEGRWSEADGEDADPDGPPTVGVMVGPQYGSVTAKMVEEVIRPAQRRYEDLVIAAFSFDGAAQAVIDEATNPLLNIHAAHIRPDANPAMDGLLKEGGKDTTSQQLFTVFGKPRTDVLRSDGDTFTAVMEGMDLYDPKTGEVASTGAEKVAAWFLDCDYDGRTFCVSQAFFPDRDAWGKLAKALKGAVDPDAFAALSGKVSLPFEAGQHGRCAVKVIDPRGNEVMRVHELPHELPKGA
- a CDS encoding DndE family protein; translated protein: MTWRTFAGGDADLYASLIRCRCTEDGIAANDGRGVVQEFHRHLHRGVGYLAGDRGISGVDDLIGGGVCGAVGAAS
- a CDS encoding RNA polymerase sigma factor; translation: MKRYTPTGRLRADLDVGPLVEKHGLGYVYALFLLQERRLRLKYPQAGRNYRISCFEEGLDALLRNPHRRHAGPSESDTGPKLAYAAERDARKLEHLKAEPVPLEDVVPPTDDRLDPAEGAELREAFPAALATLRTALLSLSPRFQTALLMHSTEGPEAAAVRLGVKPRQLRGVVRQAREALSACEGVADALAVVHWCLSCGDRAEFQSQIAGLLRQVKAAVPTEVTP
- a CDS encoding DEAD/DEAH box helicase family protein → MAKQKPTGAEPAAPPIVPPDNPVLCNPYEEPHAHWFYDRSTGLASETPGRRPGGFFYKTEEAKRAARGRQQLSLLAEEQRVDFPVVNRLREDVTKWREADYRGASKVTKELLRHWTDSGRAERGQRRLFFCQREAIETLIYLLELRVPGRSTATGFRNFSLSDDDLKAMLDGRPPSFAPGGEFSLTADRSDDEPEDFAQTLLDRPNEAVAGIMDPTPLIRLGCKMATGSGKTLVMAMLIAWAFCNRSRSPASRQFFNAVLVCCPNLTVRERLGVLIPDSPGNYYKVFDLIPVQYRDDFPGSGKVLVTNWHKFAPEGEHTQGGVTAPVIQLPPEDPADFTARVLEEFGTPEEIADRFPLLVLNDEGHHCWRQASEQKADEEIADLDREEKKEAGDEVRTATVWTAGLDRINNAPAGRTAGGPLGGRGIGAVVDLSATPFYIAGSGHGEGVPFPWLVSDFGLVDAIESGIVKVPRMPVQDTTGRPEPRYFRLWQTMKDGMAPGELVGRTGKPKPEAAWEHAQDALRQLYDQWVERFGQIMGASDTADKTPPVLIVVCDSTAIADEFYRRISGVREVTVVGDDGKERTETVCGPSETCPEFANVPGERRTVRVDSRTVEQDEALRHLVSTVGVRGEPGEKVRCVVSVSMLTEGWDANTVTHILGVRAFGSQLLCEQVVGRGLRRMNYDPDPETGRLPVECVDVYGIPFSVIPFKGRPKGTKAPEDQPLNKVQALPARADFEIRFPIVEAYAFAYGGGRVVCDLDKVPKLKIDPSHTPTATFVRASVGYGEGGPARSEGVLRFEVQDRQRFYEETHPQHIHFLIARDVVDRLTTSADGSGGGPGGGKLTGQNRVELFPQVLAVVERFAAERVDYSGQNKRELGLDRYMNLAVDRLAEAIDVKGQDGEPPILPVLKRGSDHGSTADVTFVTRKPVRETFYSHINAVVADTQTWEQSAAFHLELLASTGVIACHAKNDHLGLLIPYRHANTAHVYTPDFLVRVSRPGADPLTLLLEVKGQEDEQTRQKHAAAEKWVRAVNNWEQLGEWRFEVCYDPQRLPDLIAAVAAGEPTPDLTGGPLKLRS
- a CDS encoding ATP-binding protein, with protein sequence MSDNFTTSETAELIKADTALRSLRDSGFTLADAIGELVDNPLDSGAKNVRIGYRVEDRKVGRKKNTRRFLSALAVSDDGTGIPPNILPQTLTVGFSTRYGSRTTVGRYGVGFKLATISQCQRLEVYTRPRYLKAVRANRDAGEQWAHQEDNVDGRVFRSYLDLAEIADGTQCGYEVEEVDGFPEEFAHLMPEGEFGTLVVWRKLDRLNDDKSFGSTVDEKLSGIEFFLRRAYRRYLDGGLNIEWQVGDAKDDVPELKSLAPYDPTFRLDDPESYWIANDERPKGEPVRTMEGEEVETGTVTVDGEEVTWRVYLTPKETRWQKGGGGVEGPCEGEERLFKRLYIPENAGKISFLRRGREISYTTVPRFLPGGVDKIDRYIGVEVEFPPALDEYFDVRHVKRGAEPVEKLRDQLRNAIIRPVKEARDRVRKLWKENRPESTGGDLTGGRSYVSSLAAAAKASSPSGLAGRGITAEEEETRLRQAAELAGVTDPAKQVEFVERARQKPFALFEGAWPGKSLLDVAHLTNTLAVTINRRHPFVKSVYQPLADAVRDGVDPDEAVRLLESAKDGIDLLLCAYAMAENRNAEDPDEDFGDLREDLGRFAAVLADRWANRQE